The Comamonas piscis region CGACCATGTCACCGATGGCTTTGTGTTTGCGTTCAAGGCCATGGGCTCGGTGCTACCGATTGCCGGCTTCTTCTTTATCGGCTCGGGGGAGACGGCTGGCGCCATCCTGGGCATTGCCCCCGGCACGCCGGCGCCCAGCCTGTTGTTTGAGCTGGTGCAGGCCGGCCAGCACCTGATCCCTGACAGCCAGTTGCTGGTCTCGTTCGGCGTCCTCATCATGGGCATGATCACCGGCATCGATGGCTCGGGCTTCTCCGGCCTGCCGCTGACCGGCACCATCGCTGGCGCGCTCGGCCCGGCCTCAGGCATGGATGTATCCGCACTGGCCGCCCTGGGCCAGATGGGTGCGGTGTGGACAGGTGGCGGCACCTTGATCGCCTGGTCCTCGCTGATCGCCGTCGCAGGCTTTGCCCGGGTGAATGTGCTGGAGCTGGCCCGTGCCTTGCTGATACCGGTGGTGCTGGGTTTGATGGCGGCCGTCTTCACCGCCGTCGCCCTGTGGGGTAGCTGAGATGGCGCAGATGCCCCACCAGGATGTGCGCGGCGTGCTGGGCCAGCGTGCGATGGTGGCCTCCGGCCACCCGCTGGCCGCCGCCGCCGCGCAGGCCCAGCTGCAGCAAGGCGGCTCGGCCGTAGATGCCGCGATTGCCGCCGATGCGGTGCTGGGCGTGGTCGAGCCCATGGCCACGGGTGTGGGCGGCGATCTGCTAGCCATGCTGGTGCCACCGGGCCAGCCGCCGCTGGCTTATAACGGCACCGGCCGCGCCCCCCAGCGCTTGACGGCCGACCTGGTCGAGGCCTTCCCCCAGCGCCGCATCCCCGAGCGCCATCCGCTCTCCGTCACCACGCCCGGCGTGGTGCAAGGCTGGTGGGATCTGCACCAGCGCTTTGGCAAACGGCCTTGGGCGCAGCTGTTTGATGCCGCCGTGCAGGCCGCCAGCCAGGGTTTTGCGGTGGCCCCCGTGGCCGCACGCGAGTGGGCCCTGTTCCAACCGGTGATTGCTCGCGATGCCGCCAGCGCCGCCCTGTACCGTGCCGATGCCCCACCCCGCGCGGGCGAGCGCTTCGACAACCCGGCCCTCGCCCGCTTGCTGCAAGCCGTCGCTGCGCAAGGGCCACAGGCTTTTTATGCCGGCGCCATCCCCACCGCCTGCGCGGCCGCCGTACAGGCAGCGGGTGGTGTGTTGGCCGCTGTAGATTTCAGCGCCCACCAGGGCAACTTCTGCACGCCAGTGAGCACGCCATTTCGCGGCGCCACCATCTACGAGTGCCCACCCAACACCCATGGCGTGGCCGTGTTGCATGCACTGGCCGCCATGCAAGACCAGGCCATCGACATGGCCAGCGCAACTACCCAGGTTGCCCTAGTGCAGGCCATGGAAGCGGCGATGGCCCATGCCCAGCAGACCGTGGCCGACCCAGCCGGCAATACCGTCTGCACCACCGTGGTGGATGCCGATGGCCTGGCCATCAGCCTGATGAGCAGCGTGTTCAAGCGCTTTGGCTCGGGCATTGGCGTGGCCGAAGGCGGCTTTGTGCTGCAAAACCGGGGCCATGGTTTTTCGCAGCCCGGCCATATCAATGGGCCGGCGCCGGGCAAGCGCCCCTACCACACGGTGGTGCCGGGCGCGGCTACGCGCGATAGCGAATTCCTCGGTGTGTTTGGTGTGGTGGGCGGCGCGATGCAACCCCAAGGCCAGGTGCAGCTGCTGTGCCGCATGCTGGCCGGAGGCGAGGCACCGCAGCCCGCCTTGAACCAGCCACGCTGGCGGCTGGAAGGCGGCCGGGTGCTGGCGGTGGAAGCCGGCATGCCGCCCGCGATTACCGCCGCGCTGCGCGCCCAGGGCTACCGCGAGCCGAGTGGTGAAGGCGAGCTGGGCGGGCGCAGCGACTTTGGTGGTGCGCAATGGATCTGGCGCCTGCCCGATGGCCAGTTGTGTGGCGCCTCCGACCACCGCAAGGACGGCCTGGCACTGGCCGTCTAAGAGTCGCTAACACAACCCTTGATACGTCGTTACCAAGCCTTGTCGTACGTCTGTACTGCCTGCGGCTTGGCGCCTCGTCTCAACCGCAAACCTTCGGTTTGCTGGGTCGTGTTAGCGACTCTAAGCCGCCTGCGTTTCAGCGCTGGGCTTGGGGTGGCGCCAGCGCCTCGTCCAGCACCTCGATCCAGTGGCGCACCGGCACATCGGTGCCCGATTGCAGATGGGTGATGCAGCCAATATTGGCCGACAGAATCGCGGCAGGTGGCGCATCGCTGCAGGCCTGGTTCAAGGTGCCGATCTTGCGGTCGCGCAGCTGGTGGGCAATCTCGGGCTGCAGCAAGGAATAGGTACCGGCCGAGCCACAGCAGAGGTGCGATTCCACCCGCGAGACGCGGATGTCAAAGCCCAGGCGGCGCAGGCTGGTCTCCACCCCGCCGCGCAGCTTTTGGCCATGCTGCAAGGTGCAGGGCGGGTGGTAGGCCAGGGGGGCCTCGGGCAGGTTCAGCTGGCCATGCAGGCGCTGCTCCAGCTCGGGCAACATATCAGGCAACAGCTCGCCCAAATCACGCGCCAATGCGCCAATCGCAGCAGCCCGCGCGGCATAGGCCGGGTCATGGCGCAGCAGGTGGCCATAGTCCTTCACCATCACGCCGCAGCCCGAGGCCGTGGTCACAATCGCCTCGACCTGCCGGCTCTCCACATGGGGCCACCAGGCATCGATATTGGCCCGCGCCTGCGCCAGCGCGCCCTGCGGGTCACTCAGGTGCTGCTGCACCGCACCGCAGCAAGCGGCGG contains the following coding sequences:
- a CDS encoding gamma-glutamyltransferase family protein, encoding MAQMPHQDVRGVLGQRAMVASGHPLAAAAAQAQLQQGGSAVDAAIAADAVLGVVEPMATGVGGDLLAMLVPPGQPPLAYNGTGRAPQRLTADLVEAFPQRRIPERHPLSVTTPGVVQGWWDLHQRFGKRPWAQLFDAAVQAASQGFAVAPVAAREWALFQPVIARDAASAALYRADAPPRAGERFDNPALARLLQAVAAQGPQAFYAGAIPTACAAAVQAAGGVLAAVDFSAHQGNFCTPVSTPFRGATIYECPPNTHGVAVLHALAAMQDQAIDMASATTQVALVQAMEAAMAHAQQTVADPAGNTVCTTVVDADGLAISLMSSVFKRFGSGIGVAEGGFVLQNRGHGFSQPGHINGPAPGKRPYHTVVPGAATRDSEFLGVFGVVGGAMQPQGQVQLLCRMLAGGEAPQPALNQPRWRLEGGRVLAVEAGMPPAITAALRAQGYREPSGEGELGGRSDFGGAQWIWRLPDGQLCGASDHRKDGLALAV
- the glcF gene encoding glycolate oxidase subunit GlcF, with protein sequence MQTQLAPEFKDTPEGQEAEAILRKCVHCGFCTATCPTYQLLGDELDGPRGRIYLIKQVLEGQQPTRKTQTHLDRCLTCRNCESTCPSGVQYGKLLDIGRHIVDQKVERPTAERLQRWALRKGMVSKAFGPALALGRLARPVLPAAIKAKLVRAPRAGKWPTRAHDRKVLMLAGCVQPVMLPNINAAAARVLDAVGIQTLITPAAACCGAVQQHLSDPQGALAQARANIDAWWPHVESRQVEAIVTTASGCGVMVKDYGHLLRHDPAYAARAAAIGALARDLGELLPDMLPELEQRLHGQLNLPEAPLAYHPPCTLQHGQKLRGGVETSLRRLGFDIRVSRVESHLCCGSAGTYSLLQPEIAHQLRDRKIGTLNQACSDAPPAAILSANIGCITHLQSGTDVPVRHWIEVLDEALAPPQAQR